Proteins from one Phyllobacterium zundukense genomic window:
- the ligD gene encoding DNA ligase D — MVALETYRKKRDFKTTSEPKGRKSRKAGNSFVIQKHDATRLHYDLRLEMDGVLKSWAVTRGPSLVPSEKRLAVHVEDHPLEYGGFEGTIPKGEYGGGTVIVWDRGTWTPVFDQKYGYAKGHLEFELHGEKLSGRWHLVRMHGKPREKRENWLLIKAEDDSARTENDPDILEERPESVKTGREIADVAGEEPGWSSKTGKIDKKKAANGKAAAKAIKTQSPDTLANIPDPSKLDGARKAPLPSFVEPTLATLAPKPPSGERWIHEIKFDGYRLQVRIEAGRVKLFTRNGLDWTKKFGKEIVGAFQSLPIGTALIDGELVVETAGGASSFSALQADLSDNRTDRFVFYVFDLLYLDGFDLQNLPLVERKAMLEKLTADAPGLIRYSGHFEENGPLILDHACRLSLEGIVSKLRDAPYRSGRVKDWIKAKCSQRQEFVIGGYVPSTTSRRAIGSLVMGVYNGKQLEHVGRVGTGYSASVAEDLFRRLERIRAPESPFAERLSADAARQVRYVKPQLVAEVEFRAWTADNNLRHAAFRGLREDKHPNEVVRETPRSKASPQPERPTVKLTHPDRIYWPEEGVTKQGLADYYTEVWKYIAPFVVARPLALLRGPEGITGQTFFQKHAWKGLNSNIALVTDPKDEDDEPLISINDLDGLIGLVQSAVLEIHPWGSTTTDWERPDMIIMDLDPGENVPWEQVIAGALETRERLEQAGLAAFIKTSGGKGLHVVAPVKPKATWPEVKAFTKALADSMASDSPDSYVSTITKSKRTGKILIDYLRNQRGMTAVAPYSTRARPGAAVSMPLEWDELTPGIGPAYFTVLNTATRLAAIKRDPWADFRAAAAPIEKPKTKKRG; from the coding sequence ATGGTTGCGCTTGAAACATACCGGAAAAAACGCGATTTCAAGACAACGTCAGAGCCAAAGGGGCGCAAGTCGCGTAAGGCCGGTAATAGTTTCGTCATCCAGAAACACGATGCGACGCGACTTCATTACGATCTACGACTTGAAATGGATGGCGTTTTGAAGAGTTGGGCGGTTACGCGCGGCCCAAGCCTGGTACCGAGTGAGAAGCGGCTCGCGGTCCACGTGGAAGACCATCCTTTGGAGTATGGCGGCTTCGAGGGCACGATACCCAAGGGCGAATATGGTGGTGGTACCGTCATCGTCTGGGACCGTGGCACCTGGACCCCGGTCTTTGACCAGAAGTACGGTTATGCCAAGGGCCATCTGGAATTCGAACTTCACGGTGAAAAGCTTTCAGGGCGTTGGCATCTGGTTCGCATGCACGGCAAACCGCGCGAAAAGCGCGAAAATTGGTTGCTCATAAAGGCAGAAGACGATTCCGCGCGTACCGAAAACGATCCTGATATTCTTGAGGAGCGCCCTGAATCCGTGAAGACCGGGCGTGAAATCGCCGATGTCGCTGGTGAAGAGCCCGGCTGGTCTTCCAAGACCGGCAAGATCGATAAAAAAAAGGCCGCCAATGGCAAAGCCGCCGCCAAGGCTATCAAAACCCAGTCCCCTGACACCCTGGCGAATATCCCTGATCCCTCAAAACTCGACGGAGCCAGGAAGGCACCCCTTCCCTCTTTTGTCGAGCCAACGCTGGCGACACTTGCGCCAAAGCCGCCTTCAGGCGAACGCTGGATTCACGAGATAAAGTTTGACGGCTATCGACTGCAGGTACGGATCGAGGCCGGCAGGGTCAAGCTGTTCACTCGCAACGGCCTCGACTGGACGAAGAAGTTCGGCAAAGAAATCGTTGGCGCATTTCAAAGCCTGCCAATTGGCACGGCGCTGATCGATGGCGAGCTGGTGGTCGAAACAGCTGGAGGCGCCTCCAGCTTTTCCGCCCTGCAAGCCGATCTCAGCGACAACCGGACGGATCGTTTCGTTTTCTACGTTTTCGACCTCCTCTATCTTGACGGCTTTGATCTGCAAAATTTACCCTTGGTCGAGCGCAAGGCCATGCTTGAAAAACTGACGGCCGATGCGCCCGGATTGATCCGCTATAGTGGACATTTCGAAGAAAATGGGCCTCTTATTCTCGATCACGCCTGCCGACTCAGCCTCGAAGGTATCGTGTCGAAGCTTCGCGACGCGCCATACCGCTCCGGCCGCGTCAAGGATTGGATCAAGGCCAAATGCTCACAACGGCAGGAATTTGTCATCGGGGGCTACGTACCATCCACTACATCGCGCAGGGCGATCGGCTCGCTAGTCATGGGCGTTTACAACGGCAAGCAACTTGAGCACGTCGGACGCGTCGGAACTGGGTACAGCGCGTCGGTGGCGGAAGATTTGTTTCGCAGGCTCGAACGCATTCGCGCGCCGGAAAGTCCCTTTGCCGAACGGCTGAGCGCCGATGCGGCACGGCAGGTGCGCTATGTGAAACCGCAACTTGTCGCTGAGGTGGAATTCCGCGCTTGGACAGCTGACAACAATCTGCGTCATGCAGCGTTCCGCGGCCTGCGCGAGGACAAGCATCCAAACGAAGTCGTGCGCGAGACGCCAAGGTCAAAGGCATCGCCACAACCGGAGAGGCCCACAGTGAAACTTACCCATCCCGACCGCATCTATTGGCCCGAAGAAGGCGTCACCAAGCAAGGCCTGGCGGACTATTATACCGAGGTCTGGAAGTATATAGCTCCCTTCGTCGTTGCGCGCCCCTTGGCGTTGCTCCGGGGTCCGGAAGGCATTACCGGCCAAACCTTTTTTCAGAAACACGCCTGGAAGGGCCTCAATTCCAATATCGCCTTGGTCACCGATCCAAAAGACGAAGACGACGAGCCATTGATCAGCATCAACGACTTGGACGGGCTTATCGGTCTGGTGCAGTCGGCGGTGCTCGAAATTCACCCTTGGGGTTCGACGACCACAGATTGGGAACGCCCGGACATGATCATCATGGATCTTGATCCAGGTGAAAATGTCCCTTGGGAACAGGTCATAGCAGGCGCACTTGAAACCCGGGAGCGACTTGAACAGGCAGGTCTAGCCGCCTTCATCAAGACGTCCGGGGGCAAGGGTCTCCACGTTGTGGCCCCAGTTAAACCCAAAGCTACCTGGCCGGAAGTCAAGGCTTTCACCAAAGCACTTGCTGATTCCATGGCGTCCGACAGTCCTGACTCATATGTCTCGACCATCACCAAGTCGAAACGCACGGGCAAGATTCTCATCGATTATCTGCGCAACCAGCGCGGTATGACAGCAGTTGCACCCTACTCAACGCGGGCGCGTCCAGGCGCTGCCGTTTCGATGCCACTCGAATGGGATGAGCTTACTCCCGGCATTGGCCCGGCTTATTTCACGGTCTTGAACACGGCGACTCGCCTTGCTGCCATAAAACGCGATCCTTGGGCCGATTTTCGTGCAGCCGCCGCTCCCATTGAAAAGCCGAAAACAAAAAAGCGCGGTTAG